In Gemmatimonadales bacterium, a genomic segment contains:
- a CDS encoding ABC transporter permease has product MDSFLQDLRYTVRTLAKSRGFTAVAILTLALGIGVSVAIFSVVDRVLLRPLPFPESERLVAVCETHPSVAAFCIGSPPDVEDFARASRALTSIGLGRDWSFSARRGAAAEGVAGGLATPGLFRTLGVAPALGRLLGPGDLGPGAHRVVVLSDALWRTWYGADRGAVGRSLVLDGSAYEIVGVLPPTAEVPGLEEVRLWVPLPFDPRDEENRKWRGFEVIGRLAPGATAAAAASDLGAIQRDLAVRYPQTNRDWGVRVEPLLDHVVGPVRPTLLVFLGAVAILLLVACANVANLLVARGATREREFAVRAALGAGPGGLYRLLAIESAVLALAGGAGGLLVGRWAMDALLPLLPGRLPRLEAVTLDARLLGFALVLTVAVGIVAGLAPALHAVRLDLAAAIKEGHQPVAWRQALGLRGGLVVAEVAMAFVLATGAVLLARSFASQLTWEPGFDRENLLTFWTLASDGKYRDGPSVAALFERIGAELRAIPGVRSVGMASSGPLFGGTETDEFVLEGSGAAAPREPIVARWYDMDAGYFPTLGVALKQGRPFTDADRAGAPRVALVNETMARRYFGGASPVGRRIRLKNDATPMEIVGVVADIPPFLPGAAAQPEVYWPYQQAPRWASFFVLRTGGDPSAVAKLVGSHLAAVDPDMEASGLATLEDRVGHELRRPRFNLLLIGVFAAFALGLTLVGVYGVVAASVAGRRREIGIRVALGAGTRQVLAMVMGEGMALVGAGVAIGLVAAAWLTRFAAGLLYGVAPGDAATRVATAALVGLAAALACAVPALRAARVDPMVALRAE; this is encoded by the coding sequence ATGGACAGCTTTCTCCAGGACCTCCGCTACACCGTCCGCACGCTCGCCAAGAGCCGCGGATTCACGGCCGTCGCGATCCTCACCCTCGCGCTCGGCATCGGCGTCAGCGTCGCGATCTTCAGCGTCGTGGACCGCGTGCTGCTCCGGCCGCTGCCGTTCCCGGAGTCGGAGCGACTGGTGGCGGTGTGCGAGACGCATCCCTCGGTCGCGGCGTTCTGCATCGGGTCGCCGCCGGACGTGGAGGACTTCGCGCGCGCGAGCCGGGCGCTGACCTCGATCGGCCTCGGGCGCGACTGGTCGTTCAGCGCGCGCCGCGGCGCCGCGGCGGAGGGCGTGGCCGGCGGCCTCGCGACGCCGGGACTGTTCCGCACGCTCGGGGTCGCGCCGGCGCTGGGCCGGCTGCTCGGGCCCGGCGATCTCGGTCCCGGTGCGCACCGGGTGGTGGTGCTGAGCGATGCGCTGTGGCGCACCTGGTACGGGGCCGATCGCGGTGCAGTCGGCCGCTCGCTGGTGCTGGACGGGAGCGCCTACGAGATCGTGGGCGTGCTGCCGCCCACGGCCGAGGTGCCGGGGCTCGAGGAGGTGCGACTCTGGGTGCCGCTCCCCTTCGACCCCCGGGACGAGGAGAACCGCAAGTGGCGCGGCTTCGAGGTCATCGGCCGGCTGGCGCCGGGTGCGACGGCGGCTGCCGCCGCCTCGGACCTGGGCGCGATCCAGCGCGACCTCGCCGTCCGCTACCCCCAGACCAACCGTGACTGGGGCGTGCGGGTCGAGCCCCTCCTCGATCACGTCGTCGGGCCGGTGCGGCCGACGCTGCTCGTCTTCCTCGGTGCGGTCGCCATCCTGCTGCTGGTCGCGTGCGCGAACGTCGCCAATCTGCTGGTGGCGCGCGGCGCGACGCGCGAGCGCGAGTTCGCGGTGCGCGCCGCCCTCGGCGCGGGCCCGGGCGGCCTGTACCGGCTGCTCGCGATCGAGAGCGCGGTGCTGGCCCTGGCCGGCGGCGCCGGTGGGCTGCTCGTCGGGCGCTGGGCGATGGACGCGCTGCTGCCGCTCCTGCCCGGCCGCCTGCCGCGGCTGGAAGCCGTGACGCTCGACGCGCGGCTGCTGGGCTTCGCGCTCGTGCTCACGGTGGCGGTGGGCATCGTCGCCGGTCTCGCCCCGGCGCTCCACGCCGTGCGCCTCGACCTCGCGGCCGCGATCAAGGAGGGCCACCAGCCGGTGGCGTGGCGCCAGGCGCTCGGACTGCGCGGCGGCCTCGTCGTCGCCGAGGTGGCGATGGCCTTCGTGCTGGCGACGGGTGCGGTTCTCCTGGCGCGCAGCTTCGCGTCGCAGCTCACGTGGGAGCCGGGCTTCGACCGGGAGAACCTGCTGACCTTCTGGACCCTGGCCTCGGACGGGAAGTACCGCGACGGCCCGAGCGTCGCGGCGCTGTTCGAGCGCATCGGCGCCGAGCTGCGGGCGATCCCCGGCGTGCGGTCGGTCGGCATGGCCTCGAGCGGGCCGCTGTTCGGCGGCACCGAGACGGACGAGTTCGTGCTCGAGGGTAGCGGCGCCGCGGCGCCGCGCGAGCCGATCGTGGCGCGGTGGTACGACATGGATGCCGGCTACTTCCCGACCCTGGGCGTAGCCCTGAAGCAGGGCCGGCCGTTCACCGACGCGGACCGCGCCGGCGCCCCGCGGGTCGCGCTGGTGAACGAGACGATGGCGCGGCGCTACTTCGGGGGCGCGAGTCCCGTGGGCCGCCGCATCCGCCTGAAGAACGACGCGACCCCGATGGAGATCGTGGGCGTGGTGGCCGACATCCCGCCGTTCCTGCCGGGCGCCGCGGCGCAGCCGGAGGTCTACTGGCCGTACCAGCAGGCGCCGCGCTGGGCCAGCTTCTTCGTGCTGCGCACCGGCGGCGACCCGTCCGCCGTGGCGAAGCTGGTGGGCTCGCACCTCGCCGCGGTGGACCCCGACATGGAGGCGAGCGGCCTGGCGACGCTCGAGGACCGCGTGGGCCACGAGCTCAGGCGTCCGCGCTTCAACCTGCTGCTGATCGGCGTGTTCGCGGCGTTCGCGCTCGGGCTCACGCTGGTCGGCGTGTACGGCGTCGTCGCCGCGTCGGTGGCGGGACGCCGGCGCGAGATCGGCATCCGCGTCGCGCTCGGCGCCGGCACGCGGCAGGTGCTGGCGATGGTGATGGGGGAGGGCATGGCGCTGGTCGGCGCCGGCGTCGCAATCGGGCTGGTGGCGGCGGCCTGGCTCACCCGGTTCGCCGCCGGCCTGCTCTACGGCGTGGCGCCCGGCGACGCCGCGACGCGCGTGGCGACCGCGGCGCTCGTGGG